GCGGCGGTCCAGGTCTTCTACGTCCGCGGCGGCCGGGTCCGCGGCCAGCGCGGCTGGGTCGTGGAGAAGGTCGAGGACCTGACGACCGGCGACCTGGTCGAGCACTTCCTGCAGCAGGTCTATGGCGGCGAGAGCGGTGACGCGGTGCCTCGAGAGGTGCTGGTGCCGGCCATGCCACCCGACGCCGAGGCGGTCACCGACTGGCTGACCGGCCTGCGCGGGCGGCCGGTCTCCCTCCGGGTGCCGCAGCGCGGCGACAAGCGGGCACTGATGGAGACCGTCGCTCGCAACGCCGGCCAGTCGCTCGCGCTGCACAAGACCAAGCGGGGCAGCGACCTGACCGCGCGCAGCCTCGCGCTGCAGGAGATCCAGGACGCGTTGGGGCTCGACGAGGCCCCCCTGCGCATCGAGTGCTTCGACGTGTCCCACCTGCAGGAGAGCGAGGTCGTGGCGTCGATGGTCGTCTTCGAGGACGGCCTCGCGCGAAAGAGCGAGTACCGCCGGTTCGTCGTGAGAGGCCAGGGCGACCGGCCGGGCGCCGGCGGCGACGTAGCCGCCATCCACGAGGTGGTCAGCCGCCGGTTCCGCCGGCTGGTCGACGAGCGCTCCCGCACCGGCGACCTCCAGGAGACCGCCGCGGGCACCGGCGTCGATGCGCCGGAGGTCCCGGCCGGCATCGACCCCGAGACCGGCCGCCCGCGCAAGTTCGCGTACGCCCCCAACCTGGTCGTGGTCGACGGCGGTGCGCCCCAGGTCGCCGCGGCCCAGCGGGCCCTGGACGAGCTCGGCGTCGACGACGTCGCACTCTGCGGCCTGGCCAAGCGGCTCGAGGAGGTATGGCTGCCGGGCGTGGCCTACCCGGTCGTGATGCCGCGGACCAGCGAGGGGCTCTACCTGCTGCAGCGGGTGCGCGACGAGGCGCACCGCTTCGCCATCACCCACCACCGCGGGCGCCGGTCCCGGTCGATGACCGCCAGCGCGCTGGACGGGATACCGGGGCTGGGCGAGACCCGGCGCAAGGCTCTGCTCAAGCAGTTCGGGTCGCTCAAGCGGCTCCGCGCCGCCTCGGCGGCCGAGATCGCCACCGTGCCCGGTGTGGGACCGCGCACGGCGGCCGCAGTGGTCGCCGCGCTCGCGACCGGTGCCGACGTCCCGGCGGGGGTCAACATGGCCACCGGCGAGGTCCTCGACGACGGCGCGGATGACCGACCGGACGACCGTACGACCGGAGGGACCCACCCGTGACCGCCGCCGAGGCGCGCCCGGACGCCGCCCCGCACCTGCCGGAGCTCGCCATCATCACGGGCATGTCCGGGGCCGGGCGCAGCACGACGGCCAACGTGCTCGAGGACCTCGGCTGGTTCGTCGTCGACAACCTGCCACCCGCGCTGCTGCCCACCCTCGCCGAGCTCGGTGGCCGCGCCCGGGGCGACGTCGCGCGGATCGCCGCCGTCGTGGACGTCCGCAGCGGCTCCTTCTTCGCCGACCTGACCGAGGCGCTGGGTCAGCTGGCGGTGCGCGGCTCCGACCCGCGGATCGTCTTCCTCGAGGCATCCGACGAGGCGCTGGTCCGCCGGCACGAGGCGGTGCGCCGACCGCACCCGCTGCAGGGCGAGGGCATGCTCAGCGACGGCATCTCGCGGGAGCGGGCGATGCTGCGCGACCTGAGGGCCGACGCCGACATCGTGCTCGACACCACCAACCTCAACGTGCACGAGCTCGCCGCCAAGGTCGTGCAGTCCTTCGAGCAGGTCTCGCCCGGGCTGCACGTCACGATCATGACCTTCGGCTACAAGTACGGCCTGCCCGTCGACGCCGACCTCGTGCTGGACTGCCGCTTCCTGCCCAACCCGCACTGGGTGCCCGAGCTGCGCCCGCTGACCGGCCAGGACCCAGCGGTCCGCGACTACGTCCTGGCCCAGCCGGGTGCCCGGCCGGTGCTCGACTCCTACGAGCAGGTCCTGGCCCTGGTGGGCGAGGGCTACCTGCGCGAGGGCAAGCGCTACGCGACGGTCGCCATCGGCTGCACCGGGGGCAAGCACCGCTCGGTGGCGATGGCCGAGGAGCTGGTGGCCCGGTTGGCCGCCGGCGGGGTCGACGCCACCGTCGTCCACCGGGACCTCGGCCGTGAGTGAGCCGGTGGCCGAGGGTCCCGCCGGACCGGCGGTGGTCGCGCTGGGGGGTGGCCACGGGCTGGCCGCGTCGCTTCAGGCGCTGCGGCGGGTCACCGACGCGCTCACCGCGGTCGTCACGGTCGCCGACGACGGCGGCTCGAGCGGCCGCCTGCGCCGGGAGCTCGGCGTGCTGCCGCCCGGCGACCTGCGGATGGCGCTGGCCGCGCTGTGCGGCGACGACGAGTGGGGGCAGACCTGGAGCAAGGTCGCCCAGCACCGCTTCCGCAGCGCCGGCGACCTGCACGACCACGCCGTCGGCAACCTGCTGATCGTCGCGCTGTGGGAACTCTTGGGTGACTCGGTGGCCGGGCTGGACTGGGTCGCCCGCCTCCTCGGGGCGCACGGCCGGGTGCTGCCGATGTCGCTGGTGCCGCTGGACATCGAGGCGGTCATGGCGGTCGACGACCCGGTGGCCGCTGCGGAGGGGACCGGCCGGTCGGCGCGCACGGTGACCGTCCGTGGACAGGTGGCGGTGGCCACGACGCCCGGGCGCGTGGTCGGCCTCGGCCTGGTGCCGGACCGGCCTCCCGCCTGCCAGGAGGCGGTGGCTGCCGTGCGCAGCGCCGACTGGGTCGTCCTCGGCCCCGGGTCCTGGTACACCAGCGTGATCCCGCACCTCCTCGTGCCCGACCTCGCCGACGCCCTGTGCTCGACCGCCGCCCGCCGGCTGGTCGTCCTCAACCTGGCGCCCCAGCCGGGCGAGACCGCGGGCTTCGCGCCGGAGACCCACCTGGAGGTGCTGGCGGAGCACGCCCCCGGTCTGCGGCTCGACGCGGTCGTCGCCGACGCGGCCGCCGTGCCGCACCCCGACCGGCTCGCGCGGGTCGCCCGGTCGCTTGGGGCCGAGCTGAGGCTCGACGACCTGGCCCGCGCCGGCCAGCCCGAGATGCATGACCCCGACCGCCTCGGCGCCGTCCTCGGTGCCCTCTTCGCCGATGCCGGTGCCGACGCGGGCGGCCCTGGCGCTGCCCAGGACGCCCGACCGGGACGAACGGATCGGTTCGCCCGGCTCGACCCGCTCTCGACTGACAGGATGTGAGCCCATGGCCATGACCGCCGCCGTCAAGGACGAGCTCGCCCACCTCGAGGTGACCAAGCCCTGCTGCCGCAAGGCCGAGGTGTCGGCGATGCTGCGCTTCGCGGGCGGCCTGCACATCGTCGCGGGTCGCATCGTCGTCGAGGCGGAGGTCGACAACGGCGCCACCGCCCGGCGGCTGCGAAAGGACATCGCCGAGGTCTTCGGCCACCCGTCGGAGGTCGCGGTCGTGGCACCGGGCGGGCTGCGCAAGGGCAGCCGCTACGTGGTGCGGGTCGCCAAGGACGGCGAGGCGCTGGCCCGCCAGACCGGGCTTCTGGACGGGCGAGGGCGCCCCGTCCGCGGCCTGCCGCCGCAGGTCGTCTCGGGCGCGCCGTGCGACGCCGAGGCGGCGTGGCGGGGCGCCTTCCTCGCCCACGGGTCGCTCACCGAGCCGGGCCGGTCCTCGGCCCTGGAGATCACCTGCCCCGGGCCCGAGGCCGCCCTGGCCCTGGTCGGCGCGGCCCGCCGGCTGGGCATCAGCGCCAAGGCGCGCGAGGTGCGCGGGGTCGACCGGGTCGTGGTCCGCGACGGTGACGCGATCGGTGCGATGCTCACCCGGCTCGGCGCCCACGACAGCGTGCTGGCGTGGGAGGAGCGGCGGATGCGCCGCGAGGTGCGGGCGACCGCCAACCGCCTGGCCAACTTCGACGACGCCAACATGCGCCGCTCGGCCCGGGCGGCCGTCGCGGCGGGTGCGCGGGTACAGCGCGCTCTGGAGATCCTCGGCGAGGACATCCCCGACCACCTGCGGGTGGCCGGCGAGCTGCGGCTGGCGCACAAGCAGGCCAGCCTCGAGGAGCTGGGCACCCTGGCCGACCCGCCCATGACCAAGGACGCCGTCGCCGGTCGGATCCGGCGGCTGCTCGCGATGGCCGACAAGCGGGCCGCCGACCAGGGCATCCCCGGGACCGACGCCAACCTGACGCCGGACATGCTCGACGCGTGACATCAGCGCGATCCGCGGAAGAGCGGGCGGGCATCTCGCCAGGTGAGGCGGCCCGACGACGGCCCTGTGGCCTCTCGGTAGGGTCGGACCTGGACGGATGACCGAGAGCGCTGGAGGAGATCGTCGTGACTGTTCGGGTGGGCATCAACGGCTTCGGCCGCATCGGCCGCAACTTCTTCCGCGCCGTCCTCGCTCAGGGCGCCGACATCGAGGTCGTCGGTGCCAACGACCTGACCGACAACAAGACGCTGGCCCACCTGCTCAAGTACGACAGCATCCTGGGCCGGCTGACCGAGGACGTGAGCTACGACGACGAGAACATCGTCGTCGGAGGCCGCAAGATCCGCGCGCTCGAGGAGCGCGACCCGGCCGCACTGCCCTGGAAGGAGCTGGGCGCCGACGTCGTCATCGAGTCCACCGGCTTCTTCACCGACGCGACCAAGGCAAAGGCTCACCTCGACGGTGGTGCGCAGAAGGTCATCATCTCGGCCCCGGCCAAGAACGAGGACTTCACGGTCGTCCTCGGTGCCAACGACGGCGACTACGACCCGGTGAAGCACCACATCATCAGCAACGCCTCCTGCACGACCAACTGCCTCGCCCCGCTGGCCAAGGTCCTGCACGACACGTTCACCATCGAGCGCGGCCTGATGACGACGATCCACGCCTACACCGCCGACCAGAACCTGCAGGACGGGCCGCACAAGGACCTGCGCCGGGCCCGCGCCGCGGCGCTCAACGTGGTGCCCACCAGCACCGGGGCGGCGAAGGCGATCGGCCTGGTCCTTCCCGAGCTCAAGGGCAAGCTCGACGGCTACGCGCTCCGCGTCCCCGTCCCGACCGGCTCGGCCACCGACCTCACCGTCACGGTGGGCCGCGACACCACCGTCGAGGAGGTCAACGCCGCCTACCAGGCCGCGGCCGCCGGCGCCCTCAAGGGTTACCTGACCTACACCGAGGACGAGATCGTGTCGAGCGACATCGTCACCGACCCGTCGTCGTGCATCTACGACTCCAAGCTCACCAAGGTGATCGGCGACCAGGTCAAGGTGGTCGGCTGGTACGACAACGAGTGGGGCTACTCCAACCGCCTCGTCGACCTCGTGTCGCTCGTCGGCGCGTCGCTCTGACCGGCACCGTGCAGACCGTCGACGACCTAGGGGACCTCCGAGGCAAGCGCGTCCTCGTCCGCTCGGACCTCAACGTGCCGCTGGACGGCAGCACCATCACCGACGACGGCCGGATCCGGGCGAGTGCACCGACCATCGCCGACCTCGCCGACCGCGGTGCCCGCGTTGTGGTGTGCGCGCACCTGGGACGGCCCAAGGGCCGGCCGGTGGAGAAGTACAGCCTCGCCCCGGTCGCGAAGCGGCTGGCCGAGGTGCTCGGCCGGCCGGTCGAGTTCGCCACCGACACCGTCGGCGACAGCGCCAGGGCAGCCGTCGACGGGCTGGGCGACGGCGACATCGCCCTGCTCGAGAACCTTCGCTACAACGCAGGCGAGGAGAGCAAGGACGACGCGGAGCGCGGCGCGTTCGCCGACCAGCTCGCCGCTCTCGCCGACGTCTACGTCGGTGACGGCTTCGGTGCCGTGCACCGCAAGCACGCCAGCGTGTACGACGTGCCCCGGCGGCTGCCGCACGCGGCCGGCGAGCTGGTCGAGGTCGAGACCGAGGTTCTGCGCCGTCTCACCGGCGATCCCGAGCGGCCGTACGTCGTCGTGCTCGGCGGCTCCAAGGTCTCGGACAAGCTGGGCGTCATCGACAACCTGCTCGGCTCGGTCGACCGGCTGCTGATCGGCGGCGGCATGGTCTTCACGTTCCTCAAGGCCCAGGGCGACGAGGTCGGCAAGAGCCTGCTCGAGGAGGACCAGCTCGACACCGTCGGGGGCTACCTCGAGCGCGCCGAGGCCAAGGGTGTCGAGATCGTGCTCCCGGTCGACGTCGTCGTCGCCACCGAGGTCTCGGCCGACGCCGAGCACGAGGTGGTCGCCGTCGACGCGATCCCGGCCGACCGCTACGGCCTCGACATCGGCCCCGAGAGCGGCCGGCTGTTCGCGGGGCGGATCGCCGACGCGCGCACCGTCTTCTGGAACGGCCCGATGGGCGTCTTCGAGCTGGCGCCCTACGCGGAGGGAACCCGCGCGGTCGCCCAGGCGCTCACCGAGGTGTCCGCTGCCGGCGGGCTGACCGTGGTCGGCGGAGGCGACTCCGCCGCGGCCGTCCGCAAGCTGGCGTTCGACGAGGGCGCCTTCGGCCACATCTCCACCGGAGGCGGTGCCAGCCTCGAGCTCCTCGAGGGCAAGGACCTTCCGGGGTTGGACGCGCTCGCTGACAGCGACGGAGGTCGTTAGACCCATGGCACGCACCCCGCTGATGGCGGGCAACTGGAAGATGAACCTCAACCACCTCGAGGCCCTGGCGCTGGTCCAGAAGCTCGCCTTCTCGCTGACCGACGAGGACCACGACGCCGTCGAGGTGGTGCTGCTCCCGCCGTTCACCGACATCCGCTCCGTGCAGACGCTGGTCGACGGCGACAAGTACCGCATCCGGTACGGCGCGCAGGACGTCTCACCGCACCCACCGGGCGCCCACACCGGCGACATCGCAGCCTCGATGCTCGCCAAGCTGGGCTGCGGCTACGTCGTCGTCGGGCACAGCGAGCGCCGGGCGGACCACGGCGAGGACGACGCCCTGGTCAACGCCAAGGTGAAGGCGGCGTGTGCTGAGAAGCTGGTCCCGATCCTGTGCGTCGGCGAGCCGCTGCAGGTGCGCCAGGAGGGCGGCCACGTCGGGCACTGCGCCGACCAGCTGGCCGCCGACCTCGACGGCGTCCCGGCCGAGCAGGCGCGGACCATCGTCATCGCCTACGAGCCGGTGTGGGCGATCGGCACCGGCGAGGTGGCCACCCCGGACGACGCCCAGGAGGTCTGCGCGGCGATCCGCACCCGGCTCGCCGAGCTCTACTCCGGCGACCTGGCCGACGGTGTGCGCATCCTCTACGGCGGCTCGGTCAAGGCCGCCAACGTGGCCGGCATCATGGCCCAGGAGGACGTGGACGGCGCGCTCGTCGGCGGTGCGAGCATCGACCCGGACGAGTTCGTCGGCATCGTCCGCTACCGCACGTCGACCGAGGAGCTCGCGGC
The genomic region above belongs to Actinomycetes bacterium and contains:
- the rapZ gene encoding RNase adapter RapZ is translated as MTAAEARPDAAPHLPELAIITGMSGAGRSTTANVLEDLGWFVVDNLPPALLPTLAELGGRARGDVARIAAVVDVRSGSFFADLTEALGQLAVRGSDPRIVFLEASDEALVRRHEAVRRPHPLQGEGMLSDGISRERAMLRDLRADADIVLDTTNLNVHELAAKVVQSFEQVSPGLHVTIMTFGYKYGLPVDADLVLDCRFLPNPHWVPELRPLTGQDPAVRDYVLAQPGARPVLDSYEQVLALVGEGYLREGKRYATVAIGCTGGKHRSVAMAEELVARLAAGGVDATVVHRDLGRE
- the whiA gene encoding DNA-binding protein WhiA, yielding MAMTAAVKDELAHLEVTKPCCRKAEVSAMLRFAGGLHIVAGRIVVEAEVDNGATARRLRKDIAEVFGHPSEVAVVAPGGLRKGSRYVVRVAKDGEALARQTGLLDGRGRPVRGLPPQVVSGAPCDAEAAWRGAFLAHGSLTEPGRSSALEITCPGPEAALALVGAARRLGISAKAREVRGVDRVVVRDGDAIGAMLTRLGAHDSVLAWEERRMRREVRATANRLANFDDANMRRSARAAVAAGARVQRALEILGEDIPDHLRVAGELRLAHKQASLEELGTLADPPMTKDAVAGRIRRLLAMADKRAADQGIPGTDANLTPDMLDA
- the uvrC gene encoding excinuclease ABC subunit UvrC; amino-acid sequence: MADPASYRPAPGSIPEQPGVYRFRDERGRVIYVGKARSLRPRLSSYFQDLANLHARTQSMVTTAASVEWTVVSTEVEALQLEYSWIKEFDPRFNIRYRDDKSYPSLAVTLNEEYPRLQVMRGPKKRGVRYFGPYSHAWAIRETLDLLLRVFPARTCSAGVFKRAGQVGRPCLLGYIGKCSAPCVGRVGAEEHRRIVDDFCDFMAGQTGTYLRRLEKEMQVAAANQEYERAARLRDDVKALERAIEKQSVVLGDGTDADVVAFAEDPLEAAVQVFYVRGGRVRGQRGWVVEKVEDLTTGDLVEHFLQQVYGGESGDAVPREVLVPAMPPDAEAVTDWLTGLRGRPVSLRVPQRGDKRALMETVARNAGQSLALHKTKRGSDLTARSLALQEIQDALGLDEAPLRIECFDVSHLQESEVVASMVVFEDGLARKSEYRRFVVRGQGDRPGAGGDVAAIHEVVSRRFRRLVDERSRTGDLQETAAGTGVDAPEVPAGIDPETGRPRKFAYAPNLVVVDGGAPQVAAAQRALDELGVDDVALCGLAKRLEEVWLPGVAYPVVMPRTSEGLYLLQRVRDEAHRFAITHHRGRRSRSMTASALDGIPGLGETRRKALLKQFGSLKRLRAASAAEIATVPGVGPRTAAAVVAALATGADVPAGVNMATGEVLDDGADDRPDDRTTGGTHP
- the yvcK gene encoding uridine diphosphate-N-acetylglucosamine-binding protein YvcK yields the protein MVALGGGHGLAASLQALRRVTDALTAVVTVADDGGSSGRLRRELGVLPPGDLRMALAALCGDDEWGQTWSKVAQHRFRSAGDLHDHAVGNLLIVALWELLGDSVAGLDWVARLLGAHGRVLPMSLVPLDIEAVMAVDDPVAAAEGTGRSARTVTVRGQVAVATTPGRVVGLGLVPDRPPACQEAVAAVRSADWVVLGPGSWYTSVIPHLLVPDLADALCSTAARRLVVLNLAPQPGETAGFAPETHLEVLAEHAPGLRLDAVVADAAAVPHPDRLARVARSLGAELRLDDLARAGQPEMHDPDRLGAVLGALFADAGADAGGPGAAQDARPGRTDRFARLDPLSTDRM
- the tpiA gene encoding triose-phosphate isomerase, which translates into the protein MARTPLMAGNWKMNLNHLEALALVQKLAFSLTDEDHDAVEVVLLPPFTDIRSVQTLVDGDKYRIRYGAQDVSPHPPGAHTGDIAASMLAKLGCGYVVVGHSERRADHGEDDALVNAKVKAACAEKLVPILCVGEPLQVRQEGGHVGHCADQLAADLDGVPAEQARTIVIAYEPVWAIGTGEVATPDDAQEVCAAIRTRLAELYSGDLADGVRILYGGSVKAANVAGIMAQEDVDGALVGGASIDPDEFVGIVRYRTSTEELAAS
- a CDS encoding phosphoglycerate kinase, with the translated sequence MQTVDDLGDLRGKRVLVRSDLNVPLDGSTITDDGRIRASAPTIADLADRGARVVVCAHLGRPKGRPVEKYSLAPVAKRLAEVLGRPVEFATDTVGDSARAAVDGLGDGDIALLENLRYNAGEESKDDAERGAFADQLAALADVYVGDGFGAVHRKHASVYDVPRRLPHAAGELVEVETEVLRRLTGDPERPYVVVLGGSKVSDKLGVIDNLLGSVDRLLIGGGMVFTFLKAQGDEVGKSLLEEDQLDTVGGYLERAEAKGVEIVLPVDVVVATEVSADAEHEVVAVDAIPADRYGLDIGPESGRLFAGRIADARTVFWNGPMGVFELAPYAEGTRAVAQALTEVSAAGGLTVVGGGDSAAAVRKLAFDEGAFGHISTGGGASLELLEGKDLPGLDALADSDGGR
- the gap gene encoding type I glyceraldehyde-3-phosphate dehydrogenase codes for the protein MTVRVGINGFGRIGRNFFRAVLAQGADIEVVGANDLTDNKTLAHLLKYDSILGRLTEDVSYDDENIVVGGRKIRALEERDPAALPWKELGADVVIESTGFFTDATKAKAHLDGGAQKVIISAPAKNEDFTVVLGANDGDYDPVKHHIISNASCTTNCLAPLAKVLHDTFTIERGLMTTIHAYTADQNLQDGPHKDLRRARAAALNVVPTSTGAAKAIGLVLPELKGKLDGYALRVPVPTGSATDLTVTVGRDTTVEEVNAAYQAAAAGALKGYLTYTEDEIVSSDIVTDPSSCIYDSKLTKVIGDQVKVVGWYDNEWGYSNRLVDLVSLVGASL